Below is a genomic region from Capricornis sumatraensis isolate serow.1 chromosome 17, serow.2, whole genome shotgun sequence.
AATGGGAATGACTCAGGGCACACCTCCACATCCAAAATATGTTAATGAAAAAGTACTTTTTCATGGCGCATCCACTACATACGAAGCATTTCAGAAACGTGGTGGGTTTATCCCCACCTGTCACAGAAAATCAAGCAGAGGCCCTGAGTGCTCTAGTTGGGTTAGGGGCTAGTAACTCCCAGGGGGACGGGCACTAAGCAGCTTTGCAGACCCCCTTCTTTCCCACAGCTCTGCTTCCAGATGACAGAGCCCCACCCCTGGAAGGCCAAGGGCAGGTGGGTGCCCCACACAGACCTCACTAACCTGGCCTCTCTccgtccctccctctcttcttccctccggCAGAACCAGAGGGGTCAGGGGCAAGCCTCGCCGGCACGGGCACCCCCAGCCTCCTGCGGGGCAAGAGAGGACATGCGGCCAGCTACCGGATCGTGGCCCCCAGGAGCCGAGACGAGAGAGACTGAGGGCGGTGGTGGCCCCTGGGGGAGGgccagccaggcttcccttcccagccTAGCCTGGGCCAGCTGCCTCTGGGGTCTGCCTGCCTGTATTTATTGATATCCTCAGGGTCCCTTCCACCACCGAGGCCTTTGGGTGGGGGTCTTGGTCCTGGCACCCCGCGCATGTCTGCTTCCTATGAGGCTGAGCAGGGACTGGGGCCTGAGAGGGAGGCACGGCCCAGGTGAGAGGTGAGGCCTTGCTCAgggccctgggcctcagtttccctctgtgaaatggggtgaTGCAGGTCTGCAGGAGGCAGGTTTGGAGCTTCTCATCAACTGCCCAGCCCTCCACACGCCCAGGGATGACGAGGGCGGGCAGTCTCGCCTCCCGGCTCCCCAGCTAAACCTGGGGGGCCCACCTGTACCCCTCCTCATTTTCTGGTGCTGGCTTCCTGACCCTGAGGTCGAGCTACCTGATCTGACTGGATGTTCGGGGCTCTTTGTGTCAATTCTGACCCCTGTACCCTCAGCCCCTTCCATGGcccgggggagggggggctgccTGCTTCCACAGCCGCTTGTGACAGCCCCAGCAGGTAGATGCCTATCAGCCAATAAAGGCCCCGCCTGACTGCCTGCCGGCCTGGTCTGTGTGCACTTAGATGGAGCAGCCGGCAGGCCAGCAGCTCTCCTCAGTGGCCTTCACTGTCCCCGAGGGCCGTGGAGCCGGGGCTCCCTGGCCATCACCTGGGTAGCTGGGGGACGGGGTAGGGGGCAGAGCGGAGGCTCAGGctatccccacccccagccaggcGTCCAGCAAGAGCACTGCCCTCCTGCAGTCGGCCATTTGTTCACTgctcgttcattcattcaaccccCTGATGCCAACGTAAGAGTCAGACAAGCACTGCCCCACGAGATCCAGGCTGAAAAGTAAACTGGGTTTTATTCTCAACAGTACTGGGGCAGGGTGCTGGGGGGCCACCCTGGACCCCCTCCTGACTCTAGCAGATAGGGCTGGGGCTCCAACGTCCCCCTCACAGGCCGGGCTTCTTCTCACCTGAGGGCCTGTCTATGCTATGGGGGCCCAGGACCCTCAGGGTGGGTGGGCCCTTCCCTCCCCTGAGTTACCAGCGCTTCGGAGCCCACCTCCCCGCCGACCAGCAGTGCAACGGCCCCCTCCACTCGGCCCGTGGCTGCTAGAGCCACCACCGCCTGCTCCGTGGGGAAGCCCATGCGCTCCAGCTGCTGCAGCCTGcagcgggggagggggtggggtgggagggtcaGGGCCGCCTCCAGCCCCCACAACAGGgcaccccccccacccaccccaccttaCCGCAGAGAGGAGACGGAGGACTTAGGCAACCAGAGTGGGCTCTcggggccctgggctgggcctTCAAGCAGTGAGGCCTCGATCCCCTCTTGCAGCATCTGCTGGTCCAGGGCTGCCCACAGCGGGGTCCCCGGGGGGAAGCCAGGCCCAGACCAGGCCAGTCCAGCCTCTGAGGAGCCCTCCCAAAGAGGCTGCACGGGCTTCAGGCCTGGTGGGATCGAGGCTGAGCCTTCACTGAGGGGCCAGAGGCTAGGGGAGGCCATGCGGGGAGGTCCAGGGGTGGGGGGCCTGGAGGGGCAGAAGCagaagaaggctgactgccagCCACTTGCACGGCTGTCACCACCAGGGCCGGTGTCCTCGGCATCACCCTCACCTCGCTCCGGGAGGATGGGCGACGGGCAGCTCAGCTGGGCCACCTGGGGCGGGGAGGAGCCGGAGCGGCCAGCACCCCACCAGGGCCCGGCACAGGATACCCTCCTGCAGCGCCTGCAGCCGCCGCTCTGAGAGCTCCAGCCACCGGAAGGCCCCGGCAGCGTCTGTCTGCCCGGGGCAGGGCGGCTGGTCAAGGAAAACCACATGCAGCCGGGGGAGCCCAGGCcacatgccaggccctgtgccccGTGTGTGACAGGCATTCCCTCCTGTCTCCTCACCGTGGCCCTGCCAGAGCGGCATTATCACCCTCATCAGggcggaggctcagagaggaaaagGGACCCGCCTGCAGCTACCCAGCCAGCAAGAGGTAGTGGCATGCCTCATCCCTAAACCCATCTCACCCCAATTCGGCTGCCCCCCACCTGCCATCCCCCGAGCCCTGTGGGCCCGCTCAGGTCTGTGACACCAGGCCCACCCCTGGGCACTGTCACAGCGAGGGCAACACGCTCCTCTCTCCAGGATCCGGCCGGGCATCCTCAGTCCTAAGCAACCCCTGGGGCCAGCCTGTGCCCACCGTTCCCTCTGACTGCAGTGTCGCCCTGAAAGGCATTAAGCCTGTGTTTAACACACCCGCACCAGGCCCTCTTCTGGGGCCAGGAGAGCCCCAGGCTCACTTTCACCCTGGCCCTTCATCCTCTACGCTGACTGCGGGCCCGTGCTCTCCtcttccaccatctcatcctgcaCGGCCCCGGTGTAGCTGCCATCTCCACTGGGATGTCCAGGCTAGGCGCCTCCCAGGGCCCCTCAGCTCCCAGGCTTTCCTTTAAACTGTAATTGGCACCTCTGTGTGGCCACGAGCCCCCAGTCCCCAGCCCAGAGCCGGAGAGAGAACACTCAGAGATGCCCCCTGGGATGCGTGTGAATGAGGGGGGCCTGACTCCTCGTGCCACTTCCTTCCCTGGCACCCAGGGGGGCCCAGCCACGGAGCCCGCACATCCACAGCAGCCCTGGGCCCCGGCAAAGGATACAGGCCAGGCCAGCGAGGAGGCCGCAGAAGAGCTGCAGGAAGGGTGGCTCGGAGCTGAGCAGTGGTGTCAGGGCGAGCAGCAGCCACGGCAGGAGCCAGGGTGGCAGGGCCCCCCGGGGCCGTCGAGGGCGAGAACCCTGCCCCGCCAGCATGGCCAGGTGGACGGGCATGTACCCGCAGCCCCCGGCTGCACCGGACACCCCGAGGCCTGCCAGCAGCACGGCCAGCAGCCCGGAGGCCAGCGCGAGCAGGCTGGAGGCATGCAGGAACCGCAGCGTGCCCAGGTGGCGCTCCTGCTGCCAGCCCAAtgtgggcagcagcagcaggctgagcAGCAGGCTGGGGAGGGCCGTGTGGCCCAGAGCATGTGTGAGCAGCCGGTGTGCTGGGGGAGAGAAGGGGCTTATGTGCCAGGTTAGGGGCTGTGTCCCCCGAGTCTGGCCCAGGTGTGCTGGGGCCGTCCACCAAGCCAGTCTCCCCTCCCGGGGAGCCAGAGCCTGCCCACGGCCAGCACTTTCACCCTTGGTCGAGGGGATCAAGGGCTTCCAAACACTATGGCTACCCTCCCCGCTGCTACTTTAAGTAGAACAAGCCAGACCCAACCATCAGTCTTCTTAGAGCACCCAGCCATAGGAAAGTCACTTCATTTCTGTGAGCATCATTTGAGCTCCTCCAATTCTTGGGAAACAGGTGCCCAGCTCCCGCCAGTCCTCAAACCCCTAGCTCCTCCTCCCTATTTTGGGCTTAGCTAAAAGCCTTAGTTtaagggaaaaccaccagacagGGGAGCCATCTGAAAAGAATTCCTACTCACAGGCTCCCACCCCCGTGCTGgcccctctgccttccctcctcGGCTGTGGTTGAGCTGGGCACGCTCCTGGCCAAGGCAGACCTTCCCCGGGGCGCTGGGTCCGACGCCTGCCTGACTGCTGCAGGACGCACGTGCTCCTGCCAACTGGTCTCAGGCCCTACAGTAAATCTCCTGCCTCCAAGGCTCATGCGGCCGGCCCTCACCCTGCCTAGGGTCCAGCAGCAGCTCTGGGGCCAGGACGAGGCTGGGGCCGGCCCCCAGCAGCCACAGGGTGCTCATTAGCAGCATCAGGACAGAGGAAGCGAGAGGCAGTGCCGGGGTCGGTAGGCCAGGGGGGCCTCTGGCATGCATAACTTGGCTGAAGGTGGCCGTGGGACTGTGTGCTAGGGGTAAAGGAAAACAGTGACAACAGTTACTATTGCAGCTTTTATCTGACCTCCTTTCAGCTACCATAGCAATAGCACCATTTTTCAGAAGTAGAAACCGAGGCTGGAGAGGTCGATGCAGCAACTTGGCCACACTAGAGCTCAGAGCCTAGCCCTGTGCTCAGCCACCGCTGTCCCCTGTCTATGTGTCAGAGAGAAGAAGCCAGGCCCCGATGGGCCCTGAAAAGGTGCCCAGACTGGGGAGCACGGGGAGCAGGAAGTTGAACGGGGACGCCAGGCTCCCCAGTTTGGGGGGGGATTTATGCAGCCCCACCAGGGTAAATTGAAGGCCATCTTCTGCCTCCCTATTCCCTCTGGCTACAGACTAGCCACCTTCCTCCCGCTCCCCTCCACTGACTTAAGAGCTCCAGGTGGCCTCAGCTGCCCTTGACCGAGGGGGCGAGGCCAGCCAAAGGGCAGGCAGATTAGGGAGCAGGTGGAGCtggagggctggaggaggggcagcTGGAGTCCACACCGTGACACCGGACAGAGACATCCCCCTCCTCGAGCCCTGATCGCAGCCCCTCTGGCCCTACCCTCACTTCCACAGGAAGATTCCAGGATCCACTCCGCTTCTTCCTGTTGTCTCCTCCTCTCTGAGCAAGTTTAGAGCCTctccttcctcatctgtaaattggggatTAAGAAAATTTACTCCTTGTAGgataagaaaaaggaataaactagGCAGGCCCACAGTTCCTGCTGGATAAATGGCAGCCACCCTGGCCGTCCCCACCAAGGGAGAGGCCTCAACACGGAAGCAGTCGCTCCAGCCCAGCTGCCCTCAATCGTGCCAATCCCCTGCCCACGAAGCAAGGCTTTCCCTCCCGTGTTCTCCCTCCTCACATTCCTGTGTCTTCTAAGCCCTGCTGGAATCCCCACTCTGGTACCCTAGCATGTCTCAGGACTCCAACTGAGCCGATGTcacaggagaggaagggaaatcccagagataaGAGGGCTGCCTCATCTGCTCCCTTGTCAGGGGCATCCTTGGCATCAAAACCCACCTGCCACTCTCttgcagaaaaaaatatagaaaactgcTCTGCCTCCAATGTCTTTCGCTCCATCTCTCCAACagcaaactcctactcatcctttgaAGCCCAGCTCAAAGCGCCCCTCGCCCCCATCATTATGAAGCCTACCCTATCTAATGAGTAGCGCTTGGCCAGTTTTCTAGGCAGGTGGTCTGAACTGGGGGAGGAGGGATGCTCCTCTCACTCACAGCCAAGTTTCTCAGGGTGCTCCTAGCACACAGCTAGTGCTTTGTATGTGTTCGTTGAAAAGAAAGACACTAGCTTTGTTCCAGGTCCCGCTCAAGGATTTGAATGAGCCCTGCCCTTTGCTGGACCTGGGCACCCGGCTGGAGAGATCGGGTGGAGTCCAAGAAGTCAGGCTGGTGTCAGCCTTGCGGCACTGCTATCCTCCTGCACCCTCACCATCACCCGCCCCCCCCCGGGTTACTTTAACAAGAGTAAGAGGCTTCCCCTTGGACAAACTGAACTGGGATCTGAATGCTGCAGAGCTCAatctctttatctataaaatggagctgTGCACCCTCAGACCCCGCCTACCTCTCCGGGAAACCGGAAGGACAGAATGGAAAGATAGGGACAGGAATGATTCTTCCGGGTCATGGACAGTTGGGCGGGGGTCCCGGGTGTGGGTGAGACTCAGCTTTGTGACTTTAGGAGATGTGCCCAAAttccttgggcctcagtttccccttctgtaaaaACAAAAAGTGTTGGATGAGGGCTGATTAAAAGAGTCTTCGCAACCTCGACCGTtactcgggggggggggggcgggcctGTCGGGCCGGGCGCTACGTTCAGGGCCTCCCATCCAGCCCACCGGTCTCGGCTCCCTCCCCCGCGGGCCGGGCCACGTGTCCGGGGTACTCACTGCGGagcgcgccccccgccccccgaagGCCGAGTGGGGCCCTCGGCTGGCAGTCGGTACCCTAGCTTCCCGCCGAGGCCCGAGCGCCCCGAGCTCATTCTGCTCGCCCTCCGGCGCGTGACCCCGGCCGACCGGTCGGCACGCCACCCCCTCCTCCGCCGCCCGCCGATTAGTCAGCAGTTGTTTAAGGCCCGGGTCCCTTCCCCCTAGTGTTCCCGCCGGCCTCCGTTTTCCTCCAAGGTAGTCTCTTCAGAGACGGTCCCTAGAACCAGCGGGCGTAACCATTCCCCAAACGACGCGGCGTCGACCAGAGAATCACTCCGACTCGTCACCGAGACCCGCTCACCCGCCGCGCCCGCCCCCGCGGTGGTTTTTTGGGCCGCTCAGCACATCCGGGGCTCTTTAGAGAGAATCAGGACTAGAGAGGCGGGCGCGAAGGACGGGAAGCGGCGGGTCATTCCGCCTTCCGCCTCCCCCGTGGCGGGGCCCGATGGTAGCGCCTGAGGTTGCGGGTCCCGCGCCTGCGCAGTGCGGCGTCTAGAGGACCAGCGAGAGGGAGACGGACGTTGAGAGAacg
It encodes:
- the RHBDD3 gene encoding rhomboid domain-containing protein 3, with the translated sequence MHARGPPGLPTPALPLASSVLMLLMSTLWLLGAGPSLVLAPELLLDPRQAHRLLTHALGHTALPSLLLSLLLLPTLGWQQERHLGTLRFLHASSLLALASGLLAVLLAGLGVSGAAGGCGYMPVHLAMLAGQGSRPRRPRGALPPWLLPWLLLALTPLLSSEPPFLQLFCGLLAGLAYAAGAFRWLELSERRLQALQEGILCRALVGCWPLRLLPAPGGPAELPVAHPPGARPPTPGPPRMASPSLWPLSEGSASIPPGLKPVQPLWEGSSEAGLAWSGPGFPPGTPLWAALDQQMLQEGIEASLLEGPAQGPESPLWLPKSSVSSLRLQQLERMGFPTEQAVVALAATGRVEGAVALLVGGEVGSEALVTQGREGPTHPEGPGPP